The Fibrobacter sp. UWB16 genomic interval GCATCTGTTGCATCTTGGAATCGTTCAGGCCGTTCGTAATTGAAATGCCCCAGTCGCAAAGCGCAAGGAACATCGTCTTTGCCTGTTCATAGCCTGCATAAACGTAAGCGTCACGCAAACCCGCATAAAGCTTGTGGATATTGTACCACGGCACCCAATAGCCGTTTTGTGCGCCAGCATCGCCATTTTTCATCTTGAGCCACATTTGCTTGCCGTTCGGCACGCCGCTAATGTAACCCTTGAAGTTATTGTCCTTGGAATTTTGGTCCTGAATCGTTTTAAGTTCTTTCAAGATGTATTCGAGGCGTTCCTTGACCTGAACGTCATCATTGTCGGCGTAATGCATCGCCAAGGCACTCAGGTAATGCCCCAAAACGTGGCCATCGAGACCCGCCCAGTTCGGGAACTTGCTCGCCTTCGGCTTCATGCCCGCTTCTTCGTAAAAAGGCGCGAGCAAGCGGTCCACATCGTAGCTGAGAAGCGTTTCGACGTTCAAGTCCTGGCGTTCCTTCAAGACGCCATCCAAAAGCTGTACATCCGACAACGCGAACATGTCGGGGTAAAGCACATCCTGTGAAAATCCGAGACCGCACGCAAGCCCCGTCAAGGCGAGCGCCGTGCGAAAATGTTTACCAAACCATCCTAACTTCATAAGAGCCACCTTTTTTTGCGACTTCATCTTTTTTGTCATAAAGGAGATGCCTGCTCGGCGGCAGGCATGACAAGTTCAAAGAAAAAGTACCGTCTCTGCTTAGAAAATAGATTGCAAAGCGGGCGTTAGGTATGGGGTTTGGGCAATTAGTTTTGCTAATTTGACAAAGGGCTAAATTCCAAACGAATCAATATGGACGCTGTTGTCGCCGCAGTTGGTTGTGGATTCGGCGGAAAAATCTTCCAAAAGGGTGTCAAAGACGGCAGACTCGTCAAAATAGGCACAATAGGCTTCGAGGGTTCCGCTTTCATCGCAAGCGCCACTAAATTCATCATTTGCATTTTTGAGTAAGCAAAGATATTTGAACTGTTCGAAAAGGCTGTCGCAACCGCTGCCAAAATTTTCCAATTTTATACTTCTTTCTACGCGATTGTTTGGCCCAATCTTAAACTGGGTAGAATAGTTTTTCTCATCAATTTTACAAAATGCCGAGGCGCCCTTTTCTTCGGAGTACACATCTATTTGGCCCTTATTTTTTCCATCACTCTCTACAACTTCAACTATAGTGTACGATACAGAAGCCACGTTTTCAAAAGTGACACTCAGTACTTCTTCATCTTTAACAATAACACTCTTGTATCTCACAATAAAGATTTCGCCATCAGACGAACTGCTCAAATCACCCTTTGAATCAGGCTCACCAGTAACAGAGCTGCTTGAAGAAACGCCGTTTTCAGCGATTCCCGGACCTGCATTGGGATCCACTGTTCCTGTGGCGTAATTATCATTAGAGCAAGCTGCTAAAACAAGTAAAGGAAGGACTATTAAATAGAGATTCTTAAGCACGGCTCTTCCTCGTTATTTTATTGGTGAGTGGGAAAAATTGAAAGTTTATTCGACAGACCTGATCAAAATTACAACTTTCATTCGCAATAGCAACAACCTTTTTGCAACAAGCCTTGATTTCTTCGACGATTTTATTGTAGGCATCCTGATTCACACTAAGCGTAGCACCGTTAAAGAATCGTTCACTTGTAGAATAGCGGTCTACAGCACGGGCGGCCATAATGGCCATCTCTTTGTGCATGGCGCGGATGGCAATGGGTAGCGCTTCTTTGGAACCGATAACGGTCTGTTCCGTTTGCACATAGTTTTTTTCGCCTTCCTTTTTCAGGAATCCCGCCTTGACAAGAAACTCGAGGACATCGCGGATTTCTTCGGCAGAGACATATTCCTTGCATTCTTCGGCAAGGTCGCGAGGCGTTGCTTCGGG includes:
- a CDS encoding TIGR02147 family protein, translated to MKSIFEYHDYHLYLQDYYDERKRLGAFSWREFCRKAGFSSPNFLKLVSMGQSKLSKIKASQVAKSMGLVDYEEEYFYQLVAYCNAENNEAQRAAYLEMQRIALEHQVRVVEKDAFQYYESWKYPVIRELAPMMPEATPRDLAEECKEYVSAEEIRDVLEFLVKAGFLKKEGEKNYVQTEQTVIGSKEALPIAIRAMHKEMAIMAARAVDRYSTSERFFNGATLSVNQDAYNKIVEEIKACCKKVVAIANESCNFDQVCRINFQFFPLTNKITRKSRA